A stretch of DNA from Paenibacillus segetis:
TTTCAATTTTTTTGTAATCCTCGTTTGAAATACTTCCCGTCTTCCATACATTGGTATCGTAATCCGGCATACTCGCCATAGCGATGACGTTCCCCGTGTCCACTTCCATGGCTACCGCATATCCTGTTTTCGCATGAGGATGTGTCTCCCCGGACACTGCATTGTTATGGACCCAGTCAATTTGATTTGTAATTGCTGCCTCCGCAGCAAGTTGTACCGTAACGTTAAGGGTTGTGTGGATATCATATCCTTTTACAGGTGGTGTGATTTCAGGAATTCCGGTTATCATATTTCGCGGATCGATGGAGACACTCTTGTACCCATTCTTCCCGCGAAGTATATCCTGATAATATAACTCCAGTCCATCGTACCCAACATCTTCTGCCTCCGTGTATTGTAAAGAAGCAGCTCTTTCTTCTTGCGCTCGGATTTCCTTATAGTAGGGCAAACTGGTTGAAGCGTTTTTGTATTTTCTAATATATCCAACGGTTTGTACGGCAACCGTATTTTTAGCATAATGGCGTACGCTCTCTTCCATGACTTCGATCCCCGGAAATTGATCCCTCCGTTCCAAGAAATAAGCTACTTCTTTATCTGACAAATCAATCTTGATCCGGCGAGGAGAGAATCCAACCCCTTGTTTATAATCAATATCCATCGCTTCAATGATTTTATCTAAGGTCAAAGGTGGTCCATCAGGTTTTCCATAGGTATCAAAAACCTTCATTAAGCTCTTGGCTAGCGCAATAGCCTCGGGACGATTCGTCTCCTTGCTGTAATCCTTCTGTAAAGTAAGATACAACGATTGTACCGGTGTGGAATAAGCAAGTTTCTCGCCCCCAGCAGCAAGTATCGAGCCTCTAATTGGGGAAAGGGGGACGTCTTTTACTCTCATGCTGGTTTCCTGTTGTGAAAGGCTTGGCCCCTCAACAAATTGCAGAATAGCAAGTCGAATGATAATGACGGTAAATATAGCAAACGTACTAAAAAAGAACACATTCAGTCGAATATGAAAATGATGTTTCATCCTTATTTCTTGTTCACGGTTATCGTCAGTAAAGATATTTTTCATACCTCTTCCCCCAATCCTAACGAATCGCAGCGATATAAAGCACAACGTATAAACCTTTTTTAAAGTTACACTATTCTGGAAATACACACAATCTTATCCTTGTAATATTTATACTATTCATAGATATTACATACAAAAAAGGCAAGAGGTATGATCCTCTTGCCTGAATGACTTCTTATTCAGTTACCACGAAGCCGATTACTCCGTCGTCCCAGTCTCGGACTCGTTTTTATTTTCTGTATTTGTAGTACTGTCATTCTTCTTCTGTAGACTTTTCTTTGGTACGCCGTCAAGACCATACTCCTGATCGTAAGTGTCGAAAATTTTACGCGCCACCGGCGCGGCGCTCCACGCACCAAATCCACCTTCGGGAATAACAACGGCAACAGCGAGCTTAGGATTCTCACGTGGAGCAAATGCGATAAATACACCATTATCGCGGTTTGCACCAGCTCCCCATTGCTCTGAGGTCCCTGTTTTACGAGCAAAGTCATACGGGAAACCAGCAAACGCATTGTTGACGCTCGTTGACATTCCACTGATGACTTCCTTCCAATAGGAATCATTAAATTTAATTTCATCCATCACATTCGGCTGAATTTCCTTTATGATATTCCCATCCGCATCGGTAATCTTCTTAACTAATTGAGG
This window harbors:
- a CDS encoding peptidoglycan D,D-transpeptidase FtsI family protein, producing the protein MKNIFTDDNREQEIRMKHHFHIRLNVFFFSTFAIFTVIIIRLAILQFVEGPSLSQQETSMRVKDVPLSPIRGSILAAGGEKLAYSTPVQSLYLTLQKDYSKETNRPEAIALAKSLMKVFDTYGKPDGPPLTLDKIIEAMDIDYKQGVGFSPRRIKIDLSDKEVAYFLERRDQFPGIEVMEESVRHYAKNTVAVQTVGYIRKYKNASTSLPYYKEIRAQEERAASLQYTEAEDVGYDGLELYYQDILRGKNGYKSVSIDPRNMITGIPEITPPVKGYDIHTTLNVTVQLAAEAAITNQIDWVHNNAVSGETHPHAKTGYAVAMEVDTGNVIAMASMPDYDTNVWKTGSISNEDYKKIETNYQNGTVTPISSGRSNHNFDSTVLLGSTIKPLSVLVGLNEGLFTTNSTYTDHGIAYFGKNDSSSVRNSGSHPYGPLKPIDAIRKSSNTFMVDMVGKRLYKNYGAKGIDIWDGYMKEFGLGVSTGVDLPLEYFGKLEYTNKAETPLTRLVLASFGQQGRYTVLQLAQYTATLANRGKRMEPHLVSKITDEKGNIVQEIQPKVLNEVKFNETYWNTVIGGMETKVDAFAGFPYDFARKTGTSEQSYKGKNIDNGVFIAFAPRNNPKLAVAVVIPEGGFGAHSAAPVARKIFDAYDQEYGLDGVPKKNLQQKDTTAQGTENKSKSQSGTTE